The DNA sequence TCTTCTTCCAATTAAAGACGGCATTTTTTTTAATCTGAAATATTCTGTTCCTGAAGAATCTTTTACGGTATAAGATGGATTTAGGAAATATCCGGTAAACATTCCAATGATAGGGATTTCACTTACTATTCCGTCCATAATTTTCACCCAGGCATTGTCTTCGCTAACCAGAAATCTCAGTTGATCGTTTTGATCCAAAATTTCGTAATGTGATTTCCAAATGGAACGCATTCCTTTTCGGGCAAGTCGGCCGTAATTTTTGTTATTTAAAAGATCATTAATGGAATAACTCGCATTGAAATCTAGCCAGCGATCGGCTTTAATTCTAAACAATTCCTGCGATTTGGATTCATCATTGAAAACGATAACATCTTCTTTCAGTTTGAACATTTTCTGACGAACATAAGCCACATAATTTCCATTTTTATCGGTGATATTAAAGTCACTGGAAAGGGTGGTTATTTTGAATTTAAAATCAAGGGGATAGTTCAGATTTTTTAGGACCATTAATTATTTTTTTTAAAGATAATAAAATCTCTGAAACTTGGTACTTCTCTTATTAAACTTTATTTTTGTGAAATGGAGTATCCGAGCAAAGTTTTAGCAAAAGCCGTAGATGAAATTTCTGGTTTACCGGGAATTGGTAAGAAGTCTGCGTTGCGTTTGGCATTGCATCTTTTGAAGCAACCCGAAAGTCAGGCGATTGCTTTGGGAGATTCCTTAAAAAAATTAGTTACAGATATTAAATATTGCAGAGAATGTCATAATTTCTCTGATTCTGAAGTTTGTGATATTTGTGCTAATCCAAAAAGAACGGAAGAATTACTTTGCGTCGTAGAAGATGTTCGCGACGTTATGGCGATTGAAAATACTGGAAAATTCCGTGGGAAATATTTAGTTCTTGGCGGTAAAATTTCTCCAATGGAAGGAATCGGTCCGAATAAATTGAACATTTCCTCCATCGAAAAAAAGTTAGAAACTGGAATTGTAAAAGAGCTTATTTTCGCTTTAAGTGCCACGATGGAAGGTGATACAACGGCTTATTATATTTATAAAAAATTCAAAAGTTCAACAGTCCGTTTTTCAACCATTGCCCGCGGAATTTCTGTTGGTGATGAATTAGAATATGCGGACGAAATTTCTTTAGGAAGATCTATTCAAAATCGTTTGCCTTATAGTGAAGGCTCATAATATTGACTGATAACTTATGATTAAACTTTTTATGAATCTTCCAGATTCCCTTCAAAATAACCTCGAAAAATGGGGCGTTTTTTTTATCTATCTTTTTATTAATGGTTTATTTGTGGCGAAATACGGAGGTCATTTTTCATTTTACTTATTGCCCGTTTATAGTATCGCTATTTTCGTTATAGCGACTTTTTACATTAAAATTAACCTTAAAGATTTAGTCTATAAATATCTCTTTTGGATTTTAATTGGTTTGTTTTTCATTTTTAGTGTTGGATTGAACAATTATGTAGATGGAAACTCTTTGAATGTCGATCGCTGGGATGCGATGGAAGTTGGGATAAAAGCCCTATTTAATAATCATTATCCTTATGATCTTAAGGATTTTATGGGAAGAGAATCCTCCAACTTACCTTTTTTAATAGTCTTGGGAATGCCATTTTATTTACTATT is a window from the Kaistella flava (ex Peng et al. 2021) genome containing:
- the recR gene encoding recombination mediator RecR, producing MEYPSKVLAKAVDEISGLPGIGKKSALRLALHLLKQPESQAIALGDSLKKLVTDIKYCRECHNFSDSEVCDICANPKRTEELLCVVEDVRDVMAIENTGKFRGKYLVLGGKISPMEGIGPNKLNISSIEKKLETGIVKELIFALSATMEGDTTAYYIYKKFKSSTVRFSTIARGISVGDELEYADEISLGRSIQNRLPYSEGS